A stretch of DNA from Streptomyces rubradiris:
GTACGGCACGGAGAACCACCGTGAAACCTAAGGATCTCTCCGATCCTGGGCCATCGACAGCTGTCACGCATCCGTGCCCGGGATCTCAGACAGATGTATGAAGGCGGTCGGCACATGGGGGAGAATGCCCGGGTGGCGGCGGATTTCAAGGCGTTCAAGGCGGACTACCAGGAGCTGGTGGACGAGATCTCCGAGTTGCTGGGCGTGCCCGCGACCCTGGAGAACCGCGACTTCGAGCTGATCGCCTTCGGGGCCTACGACAGCGAGGACGAGCTGGACCCCTCCGCGCTGGACCCGGTGCGCACCCGCTCGATCCTGACCCGGCGCTCCACGGCGACCGTCCGGGCCTGGTTCGAGGGGTTCGGCATCACCCGGGCGACCGCGCCGGTGCGCATCCCGCCGAGCCCCCAGGCCGGTGTCTACCGGGGCCGGATCTGCCTGCCCGTACGCCACCGGGGCGTCGTCCTCGGCTACGTCTGGCTGCTGGACGGCGACCCGGGCCCGACCGAGGCCCAGCTGACCGCCGCCATGCGGGTGGCGGACCGGATCGGCGCGCTGCTCGCCGACGAGGCGCAGGCCGGGGCGGGGCTGAGCCGGGAGCTGCGGGCGGTGCTCACCGCCGACCGGGGCTGGCAGCGGGACATGGCGGTGGCCGACCTGCGCACCGCGCTCGGCCCCCGCGCCGACGGCCCGCACACGCTGGTCTGCGTCGCGCCCTGGCCGTCCACCGACCCGGACGACGTCCCCGCGCCGCGCACGGTCCCGCACGCCACGGCCCTGTGCACCCTGCCCTGGGGGGCGGCCGGCCTGAGCCTCGCGGTGCTGGTGCGGCTGCGCGCCCCGGACACGACGGCCCCCGCGGTGGCCGCCGCCACCCGGCTGCTGAAGGAGGCCGAGGAGTCCCGGGGGGCGCGGGCGCGCGGCGCCGGGGCGCGGACGGCGGCGGCCGTGGCGGCGCGGCCCGGCGGGGCGGCCGGGCTCGCCGCCCGGGCCACCGGGCACGCCGCCGGCATCGGGGAGCCCGGCGCGGGCCTCGCGGAACTGGGCACGATGTGGCAGCAGGCGTTCGACGCGGCGCGCGCCGCGCTGGCCGAGCCACGGCTCGGGCCGGTCGCCCAGTGGGCGCGGATCGGGGCGTACCGGCTGCTGACCGCGCTGCCGCCGGAGACCGCGCGGGACCGGGTGGTCGGCGCGCTGCTCTCCCCCGCCCACACGGAACTCGCCCGCACGGCGGAGATCTACCTGGACTGCGCGGGCCAGGCCGGGCGCACGGCGACCGAGCTGGGCATCCACCGCCAGACCCTGTACTACCGGCTGTCCCGGGTCGAGCAGCTCACCGGCCTGGACCTGGACGACGGCGAGGACCGGCTGCTGCTGCACATGGCGCTGAAGCGGGCCCGGCTGTGAGCCTGGCCCGGCCGGGTGCCGTACCAGTGAGTGCGGTGAGGTCCCGGTGGGGGGCGCCGGCGGGGCGACCGAGCGGATACGGAAAACGCCGGGCGGGCCGAGGGGTTCTCGGTCCGTCCGGCGTTTCGCGTGTTGGTCAGACGAGGTTGACCGACCGGGCCGACGCGGCCCCGATCTCCGCGGAGAGCTCGGCCAGTACGGTCGAGCCCACCGTGTCGTCGACGGTCAGCACGGCCACCGCCTCGCCGCCCACCGCCGCGCGGGCGACCTGCATACCGGCGATGTTGATGCCCGCCTCGCCGAGGATGCGGCCGACGGTGCCGACGACACCCGGACGGTCCTCGTAGCGCAGCACCAGCATGTGGTCGGCGAGCGCGAGGTCGACGTCGTACTCGCCGACCGCGACGATCTTCTGGACGTGCTTCGGGCCGGCCAGCGTGCCGGAGACCGACACCTCCTCGCCGGTGCCCAGCGTGCCACGCACGGTCACCACATTGCGGTGGTCGGACGACTCCGAGCTGGTGGTCAGGCGCACCTCGACCCCGCGCTCCTGGGCGAACAGCGGCGCGTTGACGTAGGACACGGTCTCGTCCACGACGTCCTCGAAGACGCCCTTGAGCGCCGACAGCTCCAGCACCTTCACGTCGTGCTGGGTGATCTCGCCGTAGACCTCGACGTCGAGGCGGACCGCGACCTCGCCGGCGAGCGCGGTGAAGATCCGGCCCAGGCGCTCGGCCAGCGGCAGGCCCGGCTTGACGTCCTCGGCGATGACACCGCCCTGGACGTTGACCGCGTCCGGCACCAGCTCGCCGGCGAGCGCGAGGCGGACGGACTTCGCGACGGCGATGCCGGCCTTCTCCTGCGCCTCGTCGGTCGACGCGCCCAGGTGCGGGGTGCAGACGACCTGGTCCAGCTCGAACAGCGGGGAGTCGGTGCACGGCTCCTTCGCGTACACGTCCAGGCCCGCGCCGGCGACCCGGCCCTCCTTCAGGGCCGCGTACAGCGCCGCCTCGTCCACGATGCCGCCGCGCGCGGCGTTGACGATGCGCACGCTCGGCTTGACCTTGCGCAGCGCCTCCTCGCCGATCAGGCCGAGGGTCTCGGGAGTCTTGGGCAGGTGGACGGTGATGAAGTCGGAGACCTCCAGCAGCTCGTCCAGGGACAGCACCTTGACACCCATCTGCGCGGCCCGCGCGGGCTGCACATAGGGGTCGTAGGCGACGACCTTCATGCCGAACGCGGACATGCGCTGCGCGACGAGGGCACCGATGCGGCCCAGGCCCACGACGCCCAGCGTCTTCTCGGCCAGCTCCACGCCCGTGTACTTGCTGCGCTTCCACTCGCCGTTCTTCAGCGCGGCGTTGGCCTGCGGGATGTTGCGGGCGGTGGAGAGGATGAGACCGCAGGCCAGCTCGGCGGCGGTCACGATGTTGGAGGTGGGGGCGTTGACGACCATCACGCCGGCCTTGGTGGCGGCGGAGACGTCGACGTTGTCCAGGCCGACGCCGGCTCGCGCGACGACCTTGAGATTCTTCGCGGCGGCGATGGCCTCGGCGTCGACCTTGGTGGCCGAGCGGATCAGGATCGCGTCCACCTCGGCGATGGCCGGCAGCAGCTCGGAGCGGTCCGCTCCGTTGCAGTGCCGGATCTCGAAGTCCGGACCGAGTGCGTCGACGGTGGCGGGCGACAGCTCTTCAGCGATGAGTACGACGGGTTTCGAGCTCACGTGAGTCCTCACATGTGCGATGCGGACGGCCGTCCCGACGGCCGCAGGCGGTGGAGGGGGGCTAGCCGCGGAAGACGCACGACGCTGTGGGCCTGACGCGTGTTGTGCAGAAGTGTAGTGGCGCGGCGCGATCTGTATTACGCCTCCGCGGAAGGATCACCCGGATGAGAAGCTCCACTTTGTACGGAGCCCGGGCGGGAAGCCGCGTGGCGGTGTTCCCCGGCCGGGGAACACCGCCACGCGAAGCGGAGGTCAGGCCTCCTCGTCCACCCACGACATCAGCTTGCGCAGCTGCTTGCCGGTGGTCTCCAGCAGGTGCTCGGAGTCCTGCTTCTTGTACTCGTCGTACTTCTTCAGGCCGCCGTGGTACTCGTCCATCCAGTTCTGGGCGAAGGTGCCGTCCTGGATCTCGGCGAGGACCTTCTTCATCTCCGCCTTGGTGGCGTCGGTGATGATGCGCGGGCCGGTGACGTAGTCGCCCCACTCGGCCGTCTCGGAGACGGACCAGCGCATCTTCTCCAGGCCGCCCTCGTACATGAGGTCCACGATCAGCTTCAGCTCGTGCAGGCACTCGAAGTAGGCGATCTCCGGCTGGTAGCCGGCCTCGACCAGGGTCTCGAAGCCCGCCTTGACCAGCGCCGAGGTGCCACCGCACAGCACGGCCTGCTCGCCGAACAGGTCGGTCTCGGTCTCCTCGGTGAAGGTGGTCTTGATGACGCCGGCGCGGGTGCCGCCGATGCCCTTGGCGTACGACAGGGCGAGCGCGAAGGCGTTGCCCGAGGCGTCCTGCTCCACGGCGGCGATGCACGG
This window harbors:
- a CDS encoding PucR family transcriptional regulator, which codes for MGENARVAADFKAFKADYQELVDEISELLGVPATLENRDFELIAFGAYDSEDELDPSALDPVRTRSILTRRSTATVRAWFEGFGITRATAPVRIPPSPQAGVYRGRICLPVRHRGVVLGYVWLLDGDPGPTEAQLTAAMRVADRIGALLADEAQAGAGLSRELRAVLTADRGWQRDMAVADLRTALGPRADGPHTLVCVAPWPSTDPDDVPAPRTVPHATALCTLPWGAAGLSLAVLVRLRAPDTTAPAVAAATRLLKEAEESRGARARGAGARTAAAVAARPGGAAGLAARATGHAAGIGEPGAGLAELGTMWQQAFDAARAALAEPRLGPVAQWARIGAYRLLTALPPETARDRVVGALLSPAHTELARTAEIYLDCAGQAGRTATELGIHRQTLYYRLSRVEQLTGLDLDDGEDRLLLHMALKRARL
- the serA gene encoding phosphoglycerate dehydrogenase; this encodes MSSKPVVLIAEELSPATVDALGPDFEIRHCNGADRSELLPAIAEVDAILIRSATKVDAEAIAAAKNLKVVARAGVGLDNVDVSAATKAGVMVVNAPTSNIVTAAELACGLILSTARNIPQANAALKNGEWKRSKYTGVELAEKTLGVVGLGRIGALVAQRMSAFGMKVVAYDPYVQPARAAQMGVKVLSLDELLEVSDFITVHLPKTPETLGLIGEEALRKVKPSVRIVNAARGGIVDEAALYAALKEGRVAGAGLDVYAKEPCTDSPLFELDQVVCTPHLGASTDEAQEKAGIAVAKSVRLALAGELVPDAVNVQGGVIAEDVKPGLPLAERLGRIFTALAGEVAVRLDVEVYGEITQHDVKVLELSALKGVFEDVVDETVSYVNAPLFAQERGVEVRLTTSSESSDHRNVVTVRGTLGTGEEVSVSGTLAGPKHVQKIVAVGEYDVDLALADHMLVLRYEDRPGVVGTVGRILGEAGINIAGMQVARAAVGGEAVAVLTVDDTVGSTVLAELSAEIGAASARSVNLV
- the ilvC gene encoding ketol-acid reductoisomerase translates to MAELFYDADADLSIIQGRKVAVIGYGSQGHAHALSLRDSGVDVRVGLHEGSKSKAKAEEQGLRVVTPAEAAAEADVIMILVPDPIQARVYEESIKDNLKDGDALFFGHGFNIRFGFIKPPAGVDVCMVAPKGPGHLVRRQYEEGRGVPCIAAVEQDASGNAFALALSYAKGIGGTRAGVIKTTFTEETETDLFGEQAVLCGGTSALVKAGFETLVEAGYQPEIAYFECLHELKLIVDLMYEGGLEKMRWSVSETAEWGDYVTGPRIITDATKAEMKKVLAEIQDGTFAQNWMDEYHGGLKKYDEYKKQDSEHLLETTGKQLRKLMSWVDEEA